A genomic stretch from Pararhizobium sp. IMCC21322 includes:
- a CDS encoding ABC transporter permease has product MWGYFLKRILLMVPTMFGISVISFFIIQLPPGDYLTSLLASMADSGQTVDPAELARMRATYGLDDPMALQYFKWISGIVLRGDFGYSFEWGRPVSELIWDRMGATLSVSMAALVFVWAVSLPIGIYSAVRRHSIGDHVATFFGFLGLAIPNFILALTLMYISYKYFGQSVGGLFSPEYVGADWSWGRVWDLMKHLWIPVIVIGTSGTAALIRILRANLTDELSKPYVVTARAKGLSEYKVIMRYPVRIALNPFVSAIGWVLPQLISGVTITAIVLNLPTAGPLLLRALVSQDMYLAGSFILLMGVLTLIGMLVSDLLLALLDPRIRFT; this is encoded by the coding sequence ATGTGGGGTTATTTTCTCAAACGGATATTGTTGATGGTGCCAACGATGTTCGGCATCTCGGTGATTTCGTTCTTCATCATCCAACTGCCACCGGGTGATTATCTGACGTCGCTTCTGGCGTCGATGGCCGACAGCGGTCAGACGGTTGATCCGGCCGAGCTTGCCCGGATGCGGGCGACTTACGGCCTTGATGATCCGATGGCACTGCAATATTTCAAATGGATCAGCGGCATCGTGCTTCGTGGCGATTTTGGTTATTCGTTTGAATGGGGCCGCCCGGTCAGCGAGCTGATCTGGGATCGCATGGGAGCGACCCTGTCGGTCTCGATGGCGGCATTGGTGTTTGTCTGGGCAGTGTCGCTTCCCATTGGCATTTACTCCGCCGTGCGCCGTCATTCCATTGGCGATCACGTAGCAACGTTTTTCGGCTTTTTGGGCCTGGCGATCCCGAATTTCATTCTCGCGCTGACGTTGATGTATATCAGCTACAAATATTTTGGTCAGAGCGTTGGCGGGCTGTTTTCGCCGGAATATGTCGGGGCTGACTGGTCATGGGGCCGGGTCTGGGACCTGATGAAACATCTATGGATTCCGGTGATTGTCATTGGCACTTCGGGTACCGCTGCTCTGATCCGCATTCTACGGGCCAATCTGACCGATGAGCTGTCAAAGCCCTATGTTGTGACCGCGCGGGCCAAAGGTCTGTCGGAATACAAGGTGATCATGCGTTATCCGGTGCGCATCGCGCTCAACCCATTTGTCTCGGCAATTGGCTGGGTGCTGCCGCAATTGATCTCTGGCGTCACGATCACAGCGATTGTTCTGAACCTGCCAACCGCTGGACCGCTTTTGCTGCGGGCGCTGGTCAGTCAGGACATGTATCTGGCCGGCAGTTTCATCCTGCTTATGGGAGTGCTGACACTGATCGGGATGCTGGTGTCCGATCTGCTGCTGGCCCTGCTTGACCCGCGCATAAGGTTCACCTGA
- a CDS encoding ABC transporter ATP-binding protein → MTQLEKIQPDLAQEPVLTVRNLSLDFHLRTHILHAVRDVSFDLYPGKTLCLVGESGSGKSVTARALLRLIDAQAKVSSGEITLRGPEGALPLHTLAPNSREIRAVRGGRIGLIFQEPMSSLSPVRTIGTQIVEALLLHRKMTKAEAKAETVNLLRQVEIAQPEHMADRYTFEFSGGMRQRAMIAMALACDPDILIADEPTTALDVTTQAEIMDLIARLQAERGMAMLMITHDLGLVAEVADHVAVMRWGKIVEQGPVDNIFYGAQHPYTKALLAATVRLDTAVKRIAPDRAGQPLLQARGLTKGFGATNWRGKKTYEIKAVEDVSLDLWPGENLGIVGESGSGKTTLGRMLLRIVEPSEGSILWHGDAGAEDVTQMPRPDLARYRSAVRLVFQDPFASLNPRMTVKQVIADPLIVGGGMSDAALNARVAELLELVGLEQSAMERYPHAFSGGQRQRISIARALASNPRVIIADEATSALDVSIRAQVLDLLLDLQKRLDLSFIFIAHDISVVRYFCDRVAVMHQGRIVETGPAEQICTAPTEPYTKSLISAVPNPDPRNRRMLHRTRFNA, encoded by the coding sequence ATGACCCAGCTTGAGAAGATCCAGCCAGACTTGGCACAAGAGCCGGTTCTGACCGTGCGCAATCTCAGTCTGGATTTCCACCTGCGGACCCATATTCTGCATGCGGTGCGGGATGTGAGCTTTGATCTCTATCCTGGCAAAACCCTGTGTCTGGTCGGTGAGAGCGGCTCGGGCAAATCGGTTACGGCGCGGGCGCTTTTGCGGTTGATTGATGCACAGGCAAAGGTATCGAGCGGTGAGATTACATTGCGCGGGCCCGAGGGGGCGCTACCCCTTCATACTTTAGCGCCCAACAGCCGCGAAATACGTGCTGTGCGCGGCGGGCGGATTGGCCTGATCTTTCAGGAGCCGATGTCCTCACTGTCGCCGGTACGGACCATCGGTACACAGATCGTCGAGGCGCTGCTTTTGCACCGCAAGATGACCAAGGCAGAGGCCAAGGCCGAGACCGTCAATCTGCTGCGGCAGGTCGAGATCGCTCAGCCAGAACATATGGCGGACCGATATACGTTCGAATTTTCAGGCGGCATGCGGCAACGCGCGATGATCGCCATGGCGCTGGCCTGTGATCCCGACATTTTGATTGCCGATGAGCCAACCACCGCACTTGATGTCACCACGCAGGCCGAGATCATGGATCTGATCGCCCGCCTTCAGGCCGAGCGTGGCATGGCTATGCTGATGATCACCCACGATCTTGGCCTTGTTGCTGAAGTCGCCGATCATGTTGCAGTGATGCGTTGGGGAAAGATCGTCGAGCAAGGACCGGTGGACAACATTTTTTACGGTGCTCAGCACCCTTACACCAAAGCGCTGCTGGCCGCGACTGTGCGCCTTGATACCGCAGTAAAACGCATTGCGCCGGATAGGGCTGGGCAGCCACTGTTGCAGGCGCGGGGGTTGACCAAGGGGTTTGGTGCCACAAATTGGCGCGGCAAAAAAACTTATGAAATCAAAGCGGTGGAAGATGTCAGCCTTGATCTCTGGCCGGGTGAAAACTTGGGAATCGTGGGCGAGAGCGGTTCTGGAAAAACGACGCTTGGGCGAATGCTCTTGCGGATTGTCGAGCCGTCGGAAGGCAGCATTTTGTGGCATGGCGACGCGGGTGCCGAGGACGTAACGCAGATGCCGCGCCCCGATCTGGCGCGCTATCGCTCGGCTGTACGCCTGGTTTTTCAGGATCCCTTCGCGTCGCTCAATCCGCGGATGACGGTAAAGCAAGTGATCGCCGATCCGCTTATTGTGGGCGGCGGCATGAGCGATGCAGCGCTTAATGCGCGGGTGGCGGAATTGCTGGAACTGGTTGGTCTGGAGCAGTCCGCGATGGAGCGCTATCCGCACGCCTTTTCCGGTGGTCAGCGTCAGCGGATCAGCATTGCCCGCGCGCTTGCTTCGAACCCGCGTGTGATCATCGCGGATGAGGCGACATCAGCGCTGGATGTGTCGATCCGGGCGCAGGTGCTGGATCTGCTTCTTGACCTGCAAAAGCGCCTCGATCTCAGCTTTATCTTCATTGCGCATGACATTTCGGTGGTGCGGTATTTCTGCGATCGGGTCGCCGTGATGCATCAGGGCCGGATCGTTGAGACGGGACCCGCCGAGCAAATCTGCACCGCCCCCACTGAACCCTATACCAAAAGCCTGATTTCCGCCGTGCCGAACCCTGATCCACGTAATCGGCGGATGCTTCACCGCACGCGGTTTAACGCCTGA
- a CDS encoding ABC transporter permease, with amino-acid sequence MEKTSQIQEETGPAISPLRPGEDASKIAVSGQWTLIRQKFFANKVAVFAGIVVLLFYLVGLFAEFLAPTSPTLAQPRFTYAPPQSIDFFVTNESGDRHWQPHVKGYTMTVNQESLRRSFAIDETAVIPIGFFVEGTPYRLWGLFEMDTHLIGPLDASKPMNLLGTDSLGRDLMSRLIYGTRVSMSIGLIGVISSLFIGVVLGALSGYYGGWTDIVIQRLIEVTSAMPTIPLWLGLAAAVPITWSPLTVYFMVTLIVSLLAWTSLAREVRGRFLALRDEDFVTAAILDGSGQARVIFRHILPSLTSHILAVVTLAIPTMIVAETALSFLGIGLKSPVVSWGVLLQDAQNIRTVATAPWLLVWPAGAVVLTVLSFNFLGDGMRDAADPYAT; translated from the coding sequence ATGGAAAAAACATCACAGATACAAGAGGAAACCGGCCCCGCGATCAGTCCACTGCGCCCCGGTGAGGATGCAAGCAAGATTGCTGTTTCGGGTCAATGGACGCTGATCCGGCAGAAGTTTTTTGCCAATAAGGTGGCGGTTTTTGCCGGGATCGTCGTGCTCCTGTTTTATCTCGTCGGGCTGTTTGCCGAGTTTCTGGCACCCACATCGCCCACGCTGGCACAGCCGCGTTTCACCTATGCACCGCCGCAAAGCATTGATTTCTTTGTAACAAATGAAAGCGGCGACCGGCACTGGCAGCCACACGTCAAAGGTTACACCATGACGGTGAACCAGGAATCTCTGCGTCGATCATTTGCGATTGATGAAACGGCGGTGATCCCGATTGGTTTCTTTGTTGAAGGAACGCCCTATCGGCTCTGGGGTTTGTTTGAGATGGATACCCATCTGATTGGGCCGCTGGACGCCAGTAAACCGATGAACCTGCTGGGCACCGACAGCCTTGGCCGGGATCTGATGAGCCGACTGATCTATGGAACACGGGTGTCGATGTCGATTGGTCTGATCGGCGTTATCTCGAGCCTGTTCATTGGCGTCGTTCTGGGGGCCCTTTCGGGATACTATGGCGGCTGGACCGATATCGTCATCCAGCGTCTGATCGAAGTCACGAGCGCGATGCCGACAATCCCGCTTTGGCTAGGTCTTGCTGCTGCGGTGCCGATCACATGGTCTCCGCTGACCGTCTATTTCATGGTGACGCTGATCGTATCGCTGCTGGCCTGGACGAGCCTGGCGCGTGAGGTGCGCGGCCGGTTTCTGGCACTGCGCGACGAGGATTTCGTAACGGCAGCCATATTGGATGGATCCGGGCAGGCGCGTGTTATTTTCCGGCACATCCTACCCTCGCTAACCTCGCATATCCTGGCCGTGGTGACGCTTGCAATCCCGACGATGATCGTTGCGGAAACGGCGCTGTCATTTCTTGGTATCGGGTTGAAATCACCGGTGGTCAGCTGGGGTGTGCTGCTTCAGGACGCGCAGAATATCCGCACGGTGGCGACAGCACCCTGGTTGCTGGTCTGGCCTGCAGGAGCGGTGGTTCTGACCGTCCTTTCGTTTAATTTCCTGGGCGACGGAATGCGTGATGCCGCAGACCCTTACGCTACATGA
- a CDS encoding beta-galactosidase — MANFPAKLPQVPYGAVYFRKSNPPQEDWTRDYGIASSDGLNTFRHWFMWSAIERAPGKYDWDDFDRQLDLAAENGMATVIAEFTMASPDWLQRKLDFARMCKADGTLMASQLSPSVAVGGFGDGLGGAGPLTLNAPEVHEAVMGFLTELAGRYRGHPGLLGYDVNNEVNYSPDYDFSKPTAAAFRVWLREKYGTLDALAKVWHRYSYAEWDDIMPPRQIQPYSECLDWLRFREDNFYGHVQDKINTIRAVDPDAKIISHGIAGAVTALAGHGCNDWRAAEQVEIYGYTWIGARKGNQPWRNFFAGDLIRGAARGKPFWHAERQGGPLWMQPQVLGRDKEDARVATPEDIRLWSLASFAAGARGMMNLRYRPLLNGPLFGAFGAYGMDGSRTPRSEMQAKIGRWVNAPEQTACMAAKPVRGDIGLLMIPEAQRFDLLLSSQGGFKTYQDAMWGAYRAFFDMGVQADWVHDQDIEKYDVIYAPYPIMMPAELAGRLAKWVADGGRLISEACPGYFGDDGRVGVQQPNNGLDAVFGVVEDEVEFMPDIGDRIRLSLDADEGTILRGGGFLQSYSPKGADVLGHFEGGRVAITTSTHGKGRTLLVGTHMSAGHFRDLDADGAGAASWFQACVDWAEITPAVQTGNKAVQGRLQQDGDQRYLWLINPTPDAQPIAVTIDGAPLAVKDTLWGDPGATHIPGRDAVIVAL, encoded by the coding sequence ATGGCTAATTTTCCCGCCAAACTGCCACAGGTGCCCTACGGGGCTGTTTACTTTCGCAAATCCAACCCCCCGCAAGAGGATTGGACCCGTGATTACGGCATTGCATCAAGTGATGGCCTGAACACCTTTCGCCACTGGTTTATGTGGTCGGCGATTGAACGCGCGCCCGGCAAATACGATTGGGATGATTTCGACCGACAGCTGGATCTGGCGGCAGAAAATGGCATGGCGACGGTGATCGCAGAATTCACCATGGCGTCGCCCGACTGGCTGCAACGCAAACTGGACTTTGCAAGGATGTGCAAGGCGGACGGAACGCTGATGGCGTCGCAGCTCAGCCCCTCGGTCGCGGTTGGTGGCTTTGGCGATGGCCTGGGCGGCGCGGGGCCGCTGACGCTGAATGCACCCGAAGTGCATGAGGCGGTGATGGGATTTCTGACCGAACTGGCAGGTCGCTATCGCGGACATCCGGGCCTGCTGGGTTATGACGTGAACAACGAGGTGAACTACAGTCCCGACTATGATTTTTCAAAACCGACGGCAGCCGCGTTTCGCGTCTGGCTGCGTGAAAAATACGGCACGCTTGATGCGCTGGCAAAGGTCTGGCATCGCTATTCCTATGCAGAGTGGGACGACATCATGCCGCCCCGGCAAATTCAGCCCTATTCCGAATGTCTGGACTGGTTGAGATTTCGTGAGGATAATTTCTATGGCCATGTACAGGATAAAATCAACACGATCCGCGCCGTAGATCCTGACGCCAAAATCATTTCGCATGGCATTGCGGGTGCGGTTACGGCGCTGGCCGGGCATGGCTGCAATGATTGGCGTGCAGCCGAACAGGTCGAGATTTATGGCTATACCTGGATCGGGGCGCGCAAGGGCAACCAGCCATGGCGCAACTTTTTCGCCGGTGATCTGATCCGGGGCGCGGCGCGGGGCAAACCGTTTTGGCATGCCGAACGGCAGGGCGGCCCGCTTTGGATGCAGCCTCAGGTTCTGGGCCGTGACAAGGAAGATGCACGCGTCGCCACGCCTGAGGATATCCGGCTGTGGTCGCTGGCCTCCTTTGCCGCCGGTGCCCGTGGCATGATGAATTTGCGGTATCGTCCGCTGCTGAACGGGCCGCTTTTTGGGGCATTTGGTGCCTATGGCATGGACGGCAGCCGCACACCCCGCTCCGAAATGCAGGCCAAAATTGGCCGCTGGGTTAATGCGCCCGAGCAGACCGCCTGCATGGCTGCCAAGCCGGTGCGTGGCGATATTGGCCTGTTGATGATCCCCGAGGCGCAGCGGTTTGACCTGTTATTGTCCAGCCAAGGTGGGTTCAAGACCTACCAGGATGCCATGTGGGGCGCCTATCGCGCCTTCTTTGACATGGGTGTGCAGGCCGATTGGGTTCATGACCAGGATATTGAAAAATACGATGTGATTTATGCGCCTTACCCGATCATGATGCCAGCGGAGCTCGCTGGTCGACTGGCCAAATGGGTGGCGGATGGCGGGCGGCTGATTTCGGAAGCCTGTCCGGGATATTTTGGCGATGATGGCCGTGTTGGCGTGCAGCAACCGAACAACGGACTGGATGCCGTATTTGGCGTGGTCGAGGACGAAGTGGAATTCATGCCCGACATAGGGGACCGGATCCGTCTTTCGCTGGACGCGGACGAGGGTACGATATTGCGCGGTGGCGGGTTCCTCCAATCCTATTCTCCAAAGGGCGCAGACGTTCTGGGGCATTTCGAGGGCGGGCGTGTGGCAATCACCACCTCAACCCACGGCAAAGGGCGCACGCTTCTGGTCGGCACGCACATGTCCGCCGGGCATTTCCGCGATCTCGATGCCGATGGCGCGGGAGCGGCTTCGTGGTTTCAGGCCTGTGTAGACTGGGCCGAGATCACCCCTGCGGTTCAAACCGGCAACAAGGCCGTACAGGGGCGTTTGCAACAGGATGGGGATCAGCGATATCTGTGGCTCATCAATCCGACCCCAGACGCGCAACCAATCGCAGTGACGATCGACGGTGCGCCGCTTGCCGTTAAGGATACGCTTTGGGGTGATCCGGGTGCGACGCATATTCCGGGCCGTGACGCGGTGATTGTCGCACTGTAA
- a CDS encoding LysR substrate-binding domain-containing protein → MKIRQLEAFRATVINGTISAAAKYMRTTQPTVSRMLIQLERDLGITLFRREKGRLHLTNEGMQFYQSVDEVFASLSGLNDTTERLRNNAFLEIRIFSTPAISMTIIPELMARLVAEHPEMRAKLITLDYYSYFAAHCETEHDIVLGHRVGFEANMEQTTLAEVDFVCVLPPGHPLTGQEIVHVEDLAGETIISLLDDRHRVFLRHEKLFQEADVAVNQRIFCHSSAATYAMVQRGLGVAIMEPFSAPMFEPFGVVVRPFRPRLTYDFIAGLKHVELQSVAMSQVIGLAREILEVYSPVVLQSETDRG, encoded by the coding sequence TTGAAAATTCGTCAACTTGAGGCTTTTCGCGCCACGGTCATCAACGGCACGATATCTGCCGCCGCAAAATACATGCGGACAACGCAGCCAACTGTCAGCCGCATGTTGATCCAGTTGGAACGCGATTTGGGCATCACCCTGTTTCGACGAGAAAAAGGGCGGCTGCATCTGACCAACGAAGGCATGCAGTTCTATCAAAGTGTTGATGAGGTTTTTGCCTCTTTGTCTGGCCTCAATGACACGACGGAACGCTTGCGAAATAACGCTTTTCTCGAGATCAGAATTTTCTCGACACCAGCGATCTCCATGACGATTATTCCTGAACTGATGGCCCGCCTTGTTGCTGAGCATCCGGAAATGCGCGCCAAGCTGATTACCCTGGATTATTACAGCTATTTCGCAGCGCATTGTGAAACTGAACATGACATCGTGCTGGGCCATCGCGTCGGGTTTGAGGCCAATATGGAACAGACAACGCTGGCCGAGGTCGATTTCGTATGTGTCCTTCCGCCGGGGCACCCGCTGACGGGCCAGGAAATTGTTCACGTCGAAGATCTTGCGGGGGAGACGATCATATCGCTTCTCGATGACAGGCACAGGGTCTTCCTGCGGCACGAAAAACTGTTCCAGGAGGCAGATGTCGCGGTCAATCAACGCATTTTTTGCCACAGTTCAGCAGCGACTTATGCCATGGTGCAACGCGGTCTGGGCGTCGCGATCATGGAGCCCTTCAGTGCACCGATGTTCGAGCCATTCGGGGTGGTGGTTCGTCCATTTCGTCCCCGTCTGACATATGATTTTATCGCGGGTTTGAAACATGTCGAGCTTCAGTCAGTTGCAATGAGTCAGGTCATTGGCTTGGCGCGGGAAATCCTCGAAGTGTATTCGCCCGTGGTGTTACAATCAGAAACAGACAGGGGATGA
- a CDS encoding TRAP transporter small permease subunit, which yields MRDLTQTVSRWFAWLAGAVILFGCALPISIDVISRAIIGRTIVESFEIAGYALAACIGLGMGYTVTSKANVRVDILTARLPRGLRLAVDLIASLALAVTAFAFAYYTFDVLAESWRLGARSVSTLQVPLILPQSIWWIGFAWFATVACLTPILAFIRLLSRDMDGAEALISNPDLMDEMKESGIGTKDRAS from the coding sequence ATGCGTGACCTCACGCAGACCGTGTCTCGTTGGTTTGCCTGGTTGGCGGGAGCCGTGATTTTGTTTGGCTGCGCTTTGCCAATCTCCATTGATGTGATCAGCCGCGCCATTATCGGACGCACAATTGTCGAGAGTTTTGAGATAGCAGGATATGCGCTGGCAGCCTGTATTGGTTTGGGTATGGGCTATACCGTGACAAGCAAAGCCAATGTGCGTGTCGACATTTTGACAGCCCGACTGCCGCGCGGGCTGCGTTTGGCTGTTGATCTGATTGCATCGCTGGCTTTGGCCGTAACCGCGTTTGCATTTGCTTACTATACATTCGACGTTTTGGCCGAAAGCTGGCGGCTGGGCGCGCGGTCTGTATCTACGCTGCAAGTGCCGTTGATCTTGCCACAAAGCATCTGGTGGATTGGATTTGCATGGTTCGCCACCGTTGCGTGTCTGACCCCAATTCTCGCCTTCATCCGACTGCTCTCCCGAGATATGGATGGAGCAGAGGCACTGATCTCGAATCCTGACCTGATGGATGAGATGAAAGAGAGCGGGATCGGGACGAAGGACCGCGCATCGTGA
- a CDS encoding TRAP transporter large permease encodes MIKTALLLLLGGLALSLPVASVLAIGGYFLSENFSFIPMTGAAGTLTWSHSTDFILIAAPMFIMMGELMHRSGISERLFGALTPWFARVPGQLIHTNIASSAVFAATSGSSLATAATIGTVAVPNMDKGGYNRPLFLGSIAAGGTLGILIPPSINMIVYSVLSQTSVVDLYAAGFIPGLMLAMLFSGIVLVAVLLVPSLVKGQPADGSLWRARLAGLPHLLPPLMLFFVVVGSIYLGVATPTEASALGLMATLGLVAINGQLNLSVLLSAFEGTVRTTCMIMLIVLSAFFLNLVMVSIGLVDTITSSILDLGWSPLAMLLAIIAFYLVLGCFMETISMMIATTPIVVPVVVGLGYDPVWWGIVFVILIEAALITPPVGLNLYIVQAVRKSGSISDLFIGSVPFLAAMLVMVVLLLLFPGLALWLPEVVTPN; translated from the coding sequence GTGATCAAAACGGCTTTGCTCTTGTTGCTTGGAGGGCTGGCGCTGAGCTTGCCCGTGGCCAGCGTTCTGGCAATCGGGGGCTATTTTCTTTCAGAGAATTTTTCATTCATCCCCATGACCGGTGCTGCAGGCACGCTGACATGGAGCCATTCTACCGATTTCATCCTGATTGCAGCACCGATGTTTATCATGATGGGTGAATTGATGCACCGCTCCGGTATTTCAGAACGCTTGTTTGGCGCCCTGACACCCTGGTTTGCACGCGTGCCTGGCCAGTTGATCCATACCAATATTGCTTCCAGTGCGGTCTTTGCCGCAACGTCCGGCTCGTCCCTGGCGACGGCCGCGACCATAGGCACGGTCGCCGTGCCCAACATGGACAAGGGCGGCTACAACAGGCCACTCTTTCTGGGATCTATCGCAGCCGGTGGCACGCTGGGTATTTTGATCCCACCCTCAATCAACATGATCGTCTATTCTGTTTTGTCCCAGACATCGGTTGTGGATCTCTATGCTGCAGGGTTTATTCCCGGTCTGATGTTGGCAATGTTGTTTTCCGGGATTGTTCTGGTGGCTGTTCTGCTTGTGCCATCATTGGTCAAGGGACAGCCTGCCGACGGCTCACTTTGGCGCGCTCGGCTAGCAGGCTTGCCGCATCTGTTGCCACCGTTGATGTTGTTTTTCGTGGTGGTCGGGTCAATTTACCTGGGCGTCGCCACCCCAACGGAGGCCTCGGCACTGGGTCTTATGGCCACGCTGGGTTTGGTCGCGATTAACGGACAGCTCAATCTTAGTGTGCTGCTGAGCGCATTTGAGGGCACTGTGCGCACGACCTGCATGATCATGCTGATCGTGTTGTCGGCGTTTTTCCTGAACCTTGTCATGGTCTCCATCGGTTTGGTGGACACAATCACGTCCTCTATCCTGGATTTGGGATGGTCGCCTTTGGCCATGCTGCTCGCCATTATCGCTTTCTATCTGGTGCTGGGCTGTTTCATGGAGACAATCTCGATGATGATTGCCACCACGCCCATTGTCGTTCCGGTTGTTGTTGGTCTGGGCTATGATCCGGTCTGGTGGGGCATCGTCTTTGTCATCCTGATCGAAGCGGCTCTGATCACGCCCCCCGTGGGCCTGAACCTTTATATCGTCCAGGCCGTGCGCAAATCCGGCTCTATCTCGGATCTGTTTATCGGGTCTGTCCCGTTTCTCGCGGCCATGCTGGTGATGGTCGTCCTGCTTCTTCTCTTTCCGGGTCTGGCACTTTGGCTTCCTGAAGTCGTCACCCCAAATTAG
- a CDS encoding alpha-amylase family protein — MPDTAHDAARLLRSSDWHRGATRWTQLTLAEDDPVKFDAVEWIDVFRQTGSNATCLSAGGYIAYYPTKVPYHYRSKWLGDTDPFGALVDGARARSMHVMARVDPHAIHNDAAEAHPEWVAVDAAGNPRRHWAFPDVWVTCAYGDYNMEYMPEIVREIVREYDIDAVFANRWQGHGICYCQGCAKRFRDASSHDLPQASNPDDAAWRAWVAWRRDRLTKLVVDWDRAVQAIRPNASFIPNMGGASLMEFDLETIEAHCPFLVVDHQGRHGLEPVWMAGRNAKRIRATFRDRSVVLITSVGPEEPVHRWKDSVTTGPEITTWIGDGVAHGMLPWFTKFNGVIPDPRWIAPVAEGFDLHAKLEPALEATKPACEIAILDATTTLRLYDWSSRDLAEADEKGFCHALVEAGLSFEFVSDHAMTDEMLDRFRVLILPNARCLSNAQCALITDWVERGGNLIVAGESAMAGEDGTPRAECGLTRVLGTRVTVAPRGPVKNTYVELSGNHPVNAGYEGAKRIIGGIRLVGIEADKDTETPFLYVPDFPDLPMEEVYPRDAATAPAIVTRQTPSGGRTVHIPWNIGATYWDVQAKDHQRLMENAVRWALSGPAMVEVTGKGVLDIGVRQGEGAALVTLVNLTNPMMWKAQIHEIYPVGPIEVSIALPSGVTGVAAHLPIAENSADITLRDGRAIVTVPHIDIVEAVHLTWKVPA; from the coding sequence ATGCCTGATACGGCACATGATGCTGCACGTCTTTTGCGGAGTTCAGATTGGCATCGCGGGGCGACGCGCTGGACGCAGTTGACGCTGGCCGAGGATGATCCGGTAAAGTTCGATGCAGTTGAGTGGATCGATGTGTTTCGGCAGACAGGATCAAACGCCACCTGCCTCAGTGCAGGCGGGTATATCGCCTATTACCCGACAAAGGTGCCGTACCATTATCGCAGTAAATGGCTGGGCGATACCGACCCGTTTGGCGCGCTGGTCGATGGCGCGCGGGCGCGGTCCATGCATGTGATGGCGCGGGTTGATCCACATGCCATTCATAATGACGCCGCTGAGGCCCATCCCGAATGGGTAGCCGTTGATGCAGCGGGCAATCCGCGGCGGCACTGGGCGTTTCCCGATGTCTGGGTTACCTGCGCCTATGGCGACTACAACATGGAGTACATGCCTGAAATCGTGCGTGAAATCGTGCGCGAATATGACATTGATGCGGTTTTCGCCAACCGCTGGCAGGGGCATGGCATCTGCTATTGCCAGGGTTGTGCCAAGCGGTTCCGGGATGCCTCCAGCCATGATTTGCCGCAGGCTAGCAATCCCGATGACGCTGCATGGAGGGCTTGGGTGGCGTGGCGGCGCGACCGGTTGACGAAACTGGTTGTCGACTGGGACCGCGCGGTGCAGGCGATCCGGCCCAATGCAAGCTTTATCCCCAATATGGGTGGGGCTTCGCTCATGGAATTCGATCTGGAAACGATAGAGGCCCATTGCCCGTTTCTGGTGGTTGATCATCAGGGCCGCCATGGGCTTGAGCCGGTCTGGATGGCGGGGCGTAACGCCAAACGCATCCGCGCCACGTTCCGTGACCGGTCTGTGGTGCTGATTACATCTGTCGGACCGGAAGAGCCGGTGCACCGCTGGAAGGATTCAGTCACCACCGGACCAGAAATTACCACCTGGATCGGGGACGGAGTGGCGCATGGCATGCTGCCATGGTTTACCAAGTTTAACGGGGTCATTCCCGATCCGCGCTGGATCGCGCCGGTGGCCGAAGGCTTTGATCTGCACGCAAAGTTGGAACCCGCGCTGGAAGCGACGAAGCCGGCCTGCGAAATTGCCATTCTGGATGCGACCACGACACTGCGTCTGTATGACTGGTCCAGCCGCGATCTGGCCGAGGCCGATGAAAAGGGCTTCTGTCACGCGCTGGTCGAGGCCGGATTGTCGTTCGAGTTTGTCTCCGATCACGCAATGACAGACGAGATGCTGGACCGGTTCCGTGTGCTGATCCTGCCCAATGCGCGATGTTTGTCCAACGCGCAATGCGCGTTGATTACCGATTGGGTCGAACGCGGCGGCAATCTCATCGTCGCGGGCGAAAGCGCCATGGCGGGCGAGGACGGTACGCCGCGTGCAGAATGCGGTTTGACCAGGGTTTTGGGCACGCGGGTCACGGTTGCGCCACGCGGACCGGTCAAGAATACCTATGTCGAACTGTCGGGCAATCATCCGGTCAACGCCGGCTATGAAGGTGCCAAACGGATCATCGGCGGCATTCGTCTTGTTGGGATTGAGGCGGACAAAGACACCGAGACGCCGTTTCTTTACGTTCCCGATTTCCCCGATCTGCCGATGGAGGAGGTCTATCCGCGCGATGCGGCAACAGCGCCTGCAATTGTGACGCGCCAGACACCATCGGGGGGCCGTACGGTGCATATCCCGTGGAACATCGGTGCCACCTATTGGGACGTGCAGGCCAAGGATCATCAGCGTTTGATGGAAAACGCAGTTCGTTGGGCATTATCCGGACCTGCGATGGTCGAAGTGACGGGCAAAGGCGTTCTGGATATTGGTGTGCGACAGGGGGAAGGGGCAGCGCTTGTCACACTCGTGAACCTTACCAACCCGATGATGTGGAAGGCGCAGATCCACGAGATTTATCCCGTGGGGCCAATTGAGGTATCGATTGCACTCCCCTCTGGGGTGACTGGTGTGGCGGCGCATCTGCCGATTGCCGAAAACTCTGCAGATATAACCCTGCGCGATGGTCGCGCCATTGTAACCGTGCCGCATATTGATATCGTTGAGGCAGTTCATTTGACATGGAAGGTGCCTGCCTGA